One window of Tenacibaculum maritimum NCIMB 2154 genomic DNA carries:
- a CDS encoding peptidase associated/transthyretin-like domain-containing protein, with the protein MRIIFLLVSILIISSCRTKPKFYRGYVFYDKKPLLNVIVRKDNLNESTQTDSTGFFKLPKEPNSIHSLIFEKTGFITDTIPSVWTQHGEKVNYTFLNKTIDTIFLRKITLPNKDSYK; encoded by the coding sequence ATGAGAATTATATTTTTATTAGTTTCGATACTTATTATAAGTTCGTGTAGAACAAAACCGAAGTTTTACAGAGGCTATGTGTTTTACGATAAAAAACCTCTATTGAACGTAATTGTAAGAAAAGATAATCTTAATGAATCTACGCAAACTGATTCTACTGGTTTTTTTAAACTACCTAAAGAGCCAAACTCTATACATTCATTAATTTTCGAAAAAACAGGATTTATAACTGACACTATTCCTTCAGTATGGACTCAGCACGGTGAAAAAGTTAATTATACTTTTTTAAACAAAACTATCGATACAATATTTTTAAGAAAAATAACGCTGCCTAACAAAGATAGCTATAAGTAA
- the cap12 gene encoding CBASS system CD-NTase-associated NAD(+) hydrolase Cap12 yields the protein MRKRVFIGSSSEELGTAKIVKEILDKDFDVVIWNESVWDKSVFKLNQNFLTDLLSATLKFDYGILIGSPDDKVEVRGKEYLQARDNVLFELGLFIGRLGIDKCAFLVSDDVKIPTDFGGIKLSMYNKTNLLDKIKEIQELFLKSTHIDLNFFPSSVLASTYFENFIKYVNEYYINNGGFIYEGKKYGDCVFKIMIPETLSDNLNLQFQKEQNRIGVEKISFGSTNRPRNIGVDISITDENKLILIDFPTTLSGINHAISYLLPKEYREHSQDYKIILERELNKFIESLEIIFQRNNCNDFIVIERF from the coding sequence ATGAGGAAAAGAGTTTTTATAGGTAGTTCTTCAGAGGAACTAGGTACAGCTAAAATAGTCAAAGAAATTTTAGATAAAGATTTTGACGTAGTTATATGGAATGAATCAGTTTGGGATAAATCGGTCTTTAAGTTAAATCAAAATTTCTTAACAGATTTGCTATCAGCTACATTAAAGTTTGATTATGGTATTTTGATTGGTTCCCCTGATGATAAAGTAGAAGTTAGAGGAAAAGAATATCTTCAAGCTAGAGATAACGTCCTTTTTGAATTAGGTCTTTTTATAGGTAGATTAGGAATAGATAAATGCGCTTTTCTCGTTAGTGATGACGTTAAGATACCAACAGATTTCGGGGGAATTAAATTGTCTATGTACAACAAAACAAATCTATTAGATAAGATTAAAGAAATACAAGAATTATTTTTGAAATCCACTCACATAGATTTGAACTTTTTTCCTTCTAGTGTACTTGCCTCAACATATTTCGAAAACTTCATTAAATATGTTAATGAATACTATATTAATAATGGAGGGTTTATTTATGAAGGTAAAAAGTATGGTGATTGTGTTTTTAAAATAATGATTCCCGAAACTTTATCTGATAATTTGAATTTACAGTTTCAAAAAGAACAAAACAGAATAGGTGTTGAAAAAATCTCATTTGGTTCAACTAATAGACCGAGAAATATTGGTGTAGATATTTCTATAACAGATGAAAATAAATTGATATTAATTGATTTTCCAACGACTTTATCAGGAATAAATCATGCTATTTCGTATTTATTACCCAAAGAGTATAGGGAGCACTCTCAAGATTATAAAATTATCTTAGAGAGAGAATTAAATAAGTTTATTGAATCTCTTGAAATTATTTTCCAGAGAAATAACTGTAATGATTTTATAGTTATTGAAAGGTTTTGA
- the tssD gene encoding type VI secretion system tube protein TssD has product MNTVAKLCIGKDEWELHNTVITYYRCTRVTGRPATETMGGYVAVRFTPKGNEEMMLDWMFANRMEDGKTAYPRCLYVLKQAEIVFYEGDFNGRILFKYRLEDCSVIYFKESFNTLLGMETSVVFSAAIQYYKDTFYIKSWRENWKPPTKKESPFQDLTNTFNATPKIL; this is encoded by the coding sequence ATGAATACCGTAGCAAAATTATGTATTGGCAAAGATGAATGGGAACTTCATAATACAGTGATAACATATTATCGTTGCACCCGTGTTACAGGAAGACCAGCCACTGAAACTATGGGAGGTTATGTAGCCGTACGTTTTACTCCAAAAGGCAATGAAGAAATGATGCTAGATTGGATGTTTGCCAACAGAATGGAAGATGGAAAAACAGCATATCCTAGATGTTTATATGTGTTAAAACAAGCTGAAATAGTTTTTTATGAAGGAGATTTTAATGGGCGTATTCTTTTTAAATATAGACTTGAAGATTGTTCGGTCATCTATTTTAAAGAAAGTTTTAATACGTTATTGGGAATGGAAACCAGTGTAGTTTTTTCAGCAGCCATACAATATTATAAAGATACATTTTATATAAAATCGTGGCGCGAAAACTGGAAACCGCCAACAAAAAAAGAGTCTCCTTTTCAAGACTTAACTAATACATTTAATGCCACCCCAAAAATTTTATAA
- a CDS encoding nucleotidyltransferase domain-containing protein has protein sequence MAKDYESLIRKVKNRTNPDITNESVLLEKSFRDELGRTTVKANEYVKRVMRGVEPRYTERTFEAGKKVREHLKKNNPNLDFEFQGSVMTNTHIKGHSDIDLVQITNRFYFHEGRQNFQKAKESFEYSYTEKERLSVIAEGTSFEGDDKMTLREIRIDAENVLNREYKYVDTTKGKSIEVKPTNPSRKVDVVTASWYKNVKAVAKADKEERGIKIYDKNDHKILPEDFPFRKIKLVNQKDSGVNGRLKKMIRFLKNVKVDSDYKIDLTSFDITSISYNIPTYKYYDKSYLELVHVIYEEMYKIYSDKVYRDSIKSVDDTEYIFRNNPEKVEHLRTLLTEVNLIKNDIIVASFIY, from the coding sequence ATGGCGAAAGATTATGAATCGTTAATTAGAAAAGTTAAAAACAGAACTAATCCTGATATTACTAATGAATCTGTTTTATTAGAGAAATCATTTAGAGATGAATTAGGGAGAACTACCGTTAAGGCTAATGAATATGTAAAAAGAGTTATGAGGGGTGTTGAGCCTAGATACACAGAAAGGACTTTTGAAGCGGGTAAAAAAGTAAGAGAACATTTAAAAAAGAATAATCCTAATTTAGATTTTGAGTTTCAAGGCTCAGTAATGACCAATACTCATATTAAAGGGCATAGTGATATTGATCTGGTGCAAATAACCAATAGATTTTATTTTCATGAGGGAAGACAGAACTTTCAAAAAGCTAAAGAATCTTTTGAGTATTCCTATACAGAAAAAGAAAGATTATCTGTTATTGCTGAAGGAACTAGTTTTGAAGGAGATGATAAGATGACTTTAAGAGAGATTAGAATTGATGCTGAAAATGTTTTAAACAGAGAGTATAAATATGTTGATACGACCAAAGGTAAATCTATTGAAGTTAAACCTACAAACCCATCTAGAAAAGTAGATGTAGTAACTGCTTCTTGGTATAAAAATGTAAAAGCAGTAGCAAAAGCAGATAAGGAAGAAAGAGGAATTAAAATTTATGATAAAAATGATCATAAAATTTTACCTGAGGATTTTCCTTTTAGAAAGATAAAACTTGTTAATCAAAAAGACTCTGGAGTTAATGGTCGTTTGAAAAAAATGATCAGATTCCTAAAAAATGTTAAGGTTGATTCAGATTATAAGATTGATCTTACTAGTTTTGATATAACTTCTATATCCTATAATATTCCCACTTATAAATATTATGATAAAAGTTATTTAGAATTAGTTCATGTGATTTACGAAGAGATGTATAAGATTTATTCTGATAAGGTATATAGAGATAGTATTAAATCTGTTGATGATACTGAATATATATTTAGAAATAATCCTGAAAAAGTAGAGCATTTAAGAACTTTATTAACTGAGGTTAATTTAATAAAGAACGATATAATTGTTGCTAGTTTTATTTATTAA
- a CDS encoding aminotransferase class III-fold pyridoxal phosphate-dependent enzyme, which yields MDYHSIKISTKQAEKILFDLYNIKGSASELPGEVDFNFRIKTSTSESYILKIARPEEDTAYLDFQQQLLQFIEKNGHHLTAPKVIHDKNNSPIATMVDAYGHTRKVRLLTWITGRVWSNVNPQSDQLRNSLGEQCGLLTKALQGFDHPKARRMFVWDINQSLWTTDYLHLFTSSEQQIITKFQKQFQAAQKSYSQLRKGVVHNDANNHNVIVSKDVLFPTVKAAIDYGDAIYTQIINDLAICCAYAIMHHHDPLEAALPIVKGYHTHFPLQEKELEHLYVAIAMRLIITVTKSAINKIKEPDNHYLLISEKPAWEVLKKWDLIHREFATYSFRTACGFSGHPKQNDFQTWAATQKFTLSDLFPSIAQNEVTHLDLSVSSKWIGHQEDFNNLDLFQFKIAQLQKSAPQKIIAGGYLEPRPLYTATTYDKVGNKGRENRSIHLGIDYWLPARTPVHALLDGEVVIAVNDAGYKEYGGLIVLKHYTSTVVFYSLYGHLSVASVAKHRVGDGIKKGQKIAELGMVSENGHWAPHLHFQLMLSLFDYTKDFPGVAYFSQIETWKSICPNPNLLFKISDLDPAKTPTNDELINYRKQHLGKSLSLQYNTPIKMVRGADQYLMDQYGKKYLDTVNNVAHVGHEHYQVVKAGQEQMALINTNSRYLHENINILAKELLETLPPQLNVLHFVNSGSEANELAIRMMKASTGERDIIASEVGYHGNANMCIDISSYKFDGKGGQGAPEHTHIFPLPDTFRGKYRGKDAAKKYIEEVQKQIDLIHSKGRGVGAFIIEPIISCGGQVELPEHFLAEVYTKIRAAGGICISDEVQTGCGRMGKTFWGFQLHQVIPDIVTIGKPLGNGHPIAAVACTQEIANSFANGMEYFNTFGGNPVSCAIGAEVLKVIKREKLQENALDVGEFLKTNLKKLAKEFPIIGDVRGEGLFLGIELVTANLTPLPDQTAYLANRMKEHGILMSTDGPDHNVLKIKPPLVFTKENATELLWYLRKICQEDFMKIKI from the coding sequence ATGGACTATCATTCAATTAAAATATCTACAAAACAAGCAGAAAAAATTTTATTTGACCTTTACAATATTAAAGGAAGTGCTTCTGAACTTCCTGGAGAAGTTGACTTTAACTTTAGAATTAAAACAAGTACTTCTGAAAGCTATATTCTAAAAATAGCTCGCCCAGAAGAAGATACCGCATATTTAGATTTTCAACAGCAATTATTACAATTTATTGAAAAGAATGGCCATCATTTAACAGCTCCTAAAGTAATTCATGATAAAAACAACTCTCCTATTGCTACCATGGTTGATGCTTATGGGCATACTCGAAAAGTGCGATTACTTACTTGGATAACGGGTAGAGTTTGGAGCAATGTAAATCCGCAATCTGATCAACTACGTAATAGTTTAGGAGAGCAATGTGGTTTATTAACAAAAGCTTTACAAGGTTTTGATCATCCAAAAGCACGCAGAATGTTTGTTTGGGATATTAATCAATCACTGTGGACGACTGATTATCTTCATTTGTTTACTTCTTCAGAACAACAAATTATCACGAAATTTCAAAAACAATTTCAAGCGGCTCAAAAAAGTTATTCCCAACTTCGAAAAGGAGTGGTACACAATGATGCTAACAATCATAATGTTATTGTTTCTAAAGATGTTTTATTTCCTACTGTAAAGGCTGCTATTGATTATGGAGACGCTATTTATACGCAAATCATAAACGATTTAGCAATTTGTTGTGCCTATGCAATTATGCATCATCATGACCCTCTAGAAGCTGCTTTACCTATTGTGAAAGGCTATCATACGCATTTTCCTTTGCAAGAAAAAGAACTAGAACATTTGTACGTAGCAATTGCTATGCGATTGATTATTACTGTAACCAAATCTGCCATTAATAAAATCAAAGAGCCTGATAACCACTATTTGTTAATTAGTGAGAAACCTGCTTGGGAAGTCTTGAAAAAATGGGATCTAATTCACCGTGAATTTGCTACTTATTCTTTTAGAACGGCTTGTGGTTTTTCAGGTCATCCCAAGCAAAACGATTTTCAAACATGGGCTGCTACACAAAAATTTACACTTTCTGATTTATTTCCTAGCATTGCTCAAAATGAGGTTACTCATTTGGATTTAAGTGTTTCTAGCAAATGGATTGGGCATCAAGAAGACTTTAATAATTTGGATCTTTTTCAATTTAAAATTGCGCAACTTCAAAAATCAGCTCCTCAAAAAATTATTGCGGGTGGATATTTAGAACCTCGTCCTTTATATACTGCTACTACTTATGATAAGGTGGGCAATAAGGGGAGAGAAAATAGAAGTATTCATTTAGGAATTGACTATTGGTTACCCGCTAGAACCCCTGTTCATGCGCTACTCGACGGAGAAGTAGTAATTGCAGTAAATGATGCTGGTTATAAAGAATATGGAGGCCTTATTGTTTTAAAACACTACACCTCTACTGTTGTGTTTTATTCTTTGTATGGTCACTTATCTGTTGCTAGCGTTGCTAAGCACCGTGTTGGCGATGGTATTAAAAAAGGGCAAAAAATAGCCGAATTAGGAATGGTTTCTGAAAATGGGCATTGGGCACCTCATCTACATTTTCAACTCATGCTTTCTCTTTTTGATTATACAAAAGATTTTCCAGGAGTTGCTTATTTTAGTCAAATTGAAACATGGAAAAGCATTTGTCCTAACCCAAATTTATTATTTAAAATCAGTGATTTAGACCCTGCAAAAACACCAACAAATGACGAACTAATTAATTATAGAAAGCAACACTTAGGTAAAAGCTTAAGCTTGCAATACAATACGCCTATCAAAATGGTTCGTGGAGCTGACCAATATTTAATGGATCAATACGGTAAGAAATATTTAGATACGGTAAACAATGTTGCTCATGTAGGCCACGAGCATTACCAAGTTGTTAAAGCTGGTCAAGAACAAATGGCGCTTATTAATACCAATTCGCGTTATTTACATGAAAACATAAACATACTTGCCAAAGAACTCTTAGAAACATTACCTCCTCAACTAAATGTATTACACTTTGTTAATTCTGGTAGTGAGGCTAATGAGTTAGCTATACGAATGATGAAAGCTAGTACTGGAGAACGTGATATTATTGCTAGTGAAGTAGGCTATCATGGAAATGCAAATATGTGTATTGATATTAGTTCTTATAAATTTGATGGGAAAGGCGGACAAGGAGCTCCTGAGCATACTCATATTTTTCCTTTACCCGATACTTTTAGAGGTAAATACCGAGGTAAAGATGCTGCTAAAAAATATATTGAAGAGGTTCAAAAGCAAATTGATTTAATTCATAGCAAAGGACGTGGTGTTGGCGCTTTTATCATAGAACCTATTATTAGTTGTGGCGGACAAGTAGAGTTGCCTGAACACTTTTTAGCAGAAGTTTATACTAAAATTAGAGCTGCTGGAGGTATTTGCATTTCTGATGAAGTACAAACAGGTTGCGGTCGAATGGGCAAAACTTTTTGGGGCTTTCAATTACATCAGGTAATTCCTGATATTGTAACCATTGGTAAACCATTAGGTAATGGGCATCCTATTGCTGCTGTAGCTTGTACACAAGAAATTGCTAATAGCTTTGCCAATGGTATGGAGTACTTTAATACTTTTGGTGGCAATCCTGTATCATGCGCTATAGGCGCGGAAGTTCTTAAAGTAATAAAACGCGAAAAACTTCAAGAAAATGCATTGGATGTTGGCGAGTTCTTAAAAACTAATTTAAAAAAGCTTGCAAAAGAGTTTCCTATTATTGGTGATGTACGTGGTGAAGGGTTATTTTTGGGTATTGAATTGGTAACTGCTAACTTAACCCCACTACCCGATCAAACTGCATACTTGGCTAACCGAATGAAAGAGCATGGTATTTTAATGAGTACTGACGGTCCTGATCATAATGTCTTAAAAATAAAACCTCCCCTTGTATTTACCAAAGAGAATGCCACTGAATTGCTATGGTATTTACGTAAAATATGCCAAGAAGATTTTATGAAAATAAAGATATAG
- a CDS encoding MBL fold metallo-hydrolase, translating to MFNVEIKSSRKEDICILIKVANHSFNYICDCGEAKELTVKECQDTSAIFISHTHIDHFINFGTILRHQIGTGKKVVVCGPKGIINQVQSNIKSYCWNLIEKGAISYEVREIQEGNMIRKVTLNPPFWEQEEEESYKSLQVFEEKDFVVEFEILNHKTAVVSYLFKAKDKVKISLPEGMNGGQWVGDLKRAYEMNKPMKPIEVGGKTYLSKELFFMIAVEKGKRVGVIMDHAASIENHQKIKSKYLGCDEVYIECFYKDEDKAFAEKNYHSYASMSGKIMSECKVEKAIPVHFSRKYNDADIVELIAQFEKAMKS from the coding sequence ATGTTTAATGTTGAAATAAAAAGTAGTCGAAAAGAAGATATTTGCATTTTAATAAAGGTAGCAAATCATTCATTTAATTATATATGTGATTGTGGAGAGGCTAAAGAGTTAACGGTAAAAGAATGTCAGGATACCAGCGCTATTTTTATTAGCCATACCCATATTGACCATTTTATAAACTTTGGTACTATTTTAAGGCATCAAATAGGGACTGGTAAAAAAGTGGTAGTGTGCGGACCAAAAGGAATTATCAATCAAGTTCAAAGTAATATAAAAAGTTATTGTTGGAATTTGATTGAGAAAGGAGCAATATCTTATGAAGTTAGAGAAATACAAGAAGGCAACATGATAAGGAAGGTAACTTTAAATCCGCCTTTTTGGGAGCAGGAAGAAGAGGAGAGTTACAAGAGCCTTCAAGTGTTTGAAGAAAAAGATTTTGTGGTTGAATTTGAAATCTTAAATCATAAAACAGCTGTAGTTTCTTATTTATTTAAGGCAAAAGATAAGGTTAAAATTTCTTTGCCAGAAGGGATGAACGGTGGGCAATGGGTGGGAGATTTAAAACGTGCTTATGAAATGAATAAGCCCATGAAGCCTATTGAAGTTGGAGGAAAAACGTATCTTTCAAAAGAGTTGTTTTTTATGATAGCTGTTGAAAAAGGAAAGCGGGTAGGAGTCATAATGGATCATGCAGCAAGTATAGAAAATCATCAGAAAATTAAAAGCAAGTATTTGGGGTGTGATGAGGTGTATATCGAATGTTTTTATAAAGATGAAGACAAGGCTTTTGCAGAAAAAAACTACCATAGTTATGCTTCAATGTCGGGAAAGATAATGAGTGAATGCAAGGTTGAAAAAGCAATTCCAGTGCACTTTTCTCGTAAATATAATGATGCAGATATAGTGGAATTAATTGCTCAGTTTGAAAAAGCAATGAAGTCTTAA
- the tssD gene encoding type VI secretion system tube protein TssD, with protein MRIAAKLFIGKEERDLHYTDLDYERMVRATGRPATETLGGFVSVCFTPRGDEDFFLKWMAADRMKHPEIPYPRNLYTLKNVNIVFYKDDSHEEVLFEYKLNDCTCILYKEYFSYIYGMEAYVVFSAAIQHYKGAYPLIKPWRENFTPHSYEAPQPKKVRNPRILNGYWSKNKDSKQLIKKAKLGDTVYFHIETQDIDNGEQLHCKLYDLDVFIFDYFDPDDSKFNQKEVDRKLQVQNNKAVISLQLQETWEENLKKDTAYDIELYWRVSYKQQTKHLPINKSTYLEVEFSDRTLYFKPPIAGHNLPELIAPDGSPILITVLTEEIQEKVKDKITSKVKSSLKSGASKLTKAVNSKIHTAVTNVALIKLEKGFLVDNTGKIHTKRRTLYEKKERIFGTETIVKRGKNFTSSKNSTKYINQAQYFATNGKQVEILNALRINPIMSVDAAEETLGHLFGLVNFSMMSLEEITASPLNFPDFLLKGLLAESALISVGLWVEFLNHLALKQHTELEAMVDTILEEKLATAKTNGLEAVRTFLQTYDTDYNLMAISNQTLAKLLAGRFKTFEELLDFEDILKNRNSSNNQVLYRNIENNVREELYIIETIFINE; from the coding sequence ATGCGTATTGCTGCTAAATTATTTATTGGAAAAGAAGAAAGAGACCTGCATTATACGGATTTAGATTACGAACGTATGGTTCGTGCTACAGGAAGGCCTGCTACTGAAACTTTAGGTGGATTTGTTAGTGTTTGCTTTACCCCTAGAGGTGATGAAGATTTCTTTTTAAAGTGGATGGCTGCGGATAGAATGAAACATCCAGAAATTCCTTATCCTAGAAACCTCTACACTTTAAAAAATGTGAATATTGTTTTTTATAAAGATGATTCTCATGAAGAGGTATTGTTTGAATACAAGCTTAATGATTGTACTTGCATACTTTATAAAGAGTATTTTAGCTATATATATGGTATGGAGGCTTATGTAGTGTTTTCTGCTGCTATACAGCATTATAAGGGGGCTTACCCTCTTATAAAACCATGGAGAGAAAACTTTACGCCTCATAGCTACGAGGCTCCTCAACCTAAAAAAGTACGTAATCCGCGTATTTTAAATGGGTATTGGTCTAAAAACAAAGACAGCAAACAACTTATCAAAAAAGCCAAACTGGGAGATACCGTATATTTTCATATTGAAACCCAAGATATTGACAATGGCGAGCAACTGCATTGTAAGCTTTACGATTTAGATGTGTTTATTTTTGATTATTTTGATCCTGACGACAGTAAATTCAATCAAAAGGAAGTAGATAGAAAACTGCAGGTACAAAATAACAAAGCTGTTATTTCTTTACAGTTACAAGAAACTTGGGAAGAAAACTTAAAAAAAGACACTGCTTATGATATTGAGTTGTATTGGCGAGTTTCTTACAAACAACAAACCAAGCATTTGCCTATAAATAAAAGTACTTATTTAGAGGTAGAGTTTTCTGACAGAACGCTTTATTTTAAACCTCCTATTGCAGGGCATAATTTACCAGAATTAATTGCTCCTGATGGAAGTCCTATTTTGATAACGGTATTAACTGAGGAAATTCAAGAAAAAGTAAAAGACAAAATTACTAGTAAGGTGAAAAGTTCTTTAAAAAGTGGGGCTTCTAAACTTACCAAAGCAGTTAATTCTAAAATACATACAGCAGTAACAAACGTTGCTTTAATCAAATTAGAAAAAGGTTTTTTAGTAGATAATACGGGAAAAATTCATACTAAAAGAAGAACCTTATACGAAAAAAAAGAACGTATATTTGGAACAGAAACCATTGTTAAAAGAGGTAAAAATTTTACAAGTAGTAAAAATTCTACCAAATATATTAATCAAGCGCAATATTTTGCTACTAACGGAAAACAAGTAGAAATCTTAAATGCATTGCGTATCAATCCTATAATGAGTGTAGATGCTGCCGAGGAAACATTAGGCCATTTATTTGGTTTGGTTAATTTTTCAATGATGAGTTTAGAAGAAATAACAGCTAGCCCTCTTAATTTTCCTGATTTTTTATTGAAAGGTTTATTGGCTGAAAGTGCTCTTATAAGCGTTGGTTTGTGGGTAGAATTTTTAAATCACTTGGCTTTAAAACAACATACTGAATTAGAGGCTATGGTAGATACCATTTTGGAAGAGAAATTAGCAACCGCTAAAACAAATGGTTTGGAGGCTGTTAGAACTTTTTTACAAACCTATGATACGGATTATAATTTAATGGCTATTTCTAACCAAACTCTTGCGAAGTTACTTGCTGGGAGGTTTAAAACTTTTGAAGAACTTTTAGATTTTGAAGACATCTTAAAAAATAGAAATAGCTCTAACAATCAAGTTCTTTATAGAAATATAGAAAACAACGTAAGAGAAGAATTATATATAATTGAAACCATATTTATCAATGAATAA
- a CDS encoding peptidase associated/transthyretin-like domain-containing protein codes for MRIIFLLVSILIISSCRTKPKFYRGYVFYDKKPLLNVIVRKDNLNESTQTDSTGFFKLPKEPNSIHSLIFEKTGFITDTIPSVWTQHGEKVNYTFLNKTIDTIFLRKITLPNKDGYK; via the coding sequence ATGAGAATTATATTTTTATTAGTTTCGATACTTATTATAAGTTCGTGTAGAACAAAACCGAAGTTTTACAGAGGCTATGTGTTTTACGATAAAAAACCTCTATTGAACGTAATTGTAAGAAAAGATAATCTTAATGAATCTACGCAAACTGATTCTACTGGTTTTTTTAAACTACCTAAAGAGCCAAACTCTATACATTCATTAATTTTCGAAAAAACAGGATTTATAACTGACACTATTCCTTCAGTATGGACTCAGCACGGTGAAAAAGTTAATTATACTTTTTTAAACAAAACTATCGATACAATATTTTTAAGAAAAATAACGCTGCCTAACAAAGATGGCTATAAGTAA
- a CDS encoding DUF805 domain-containing protein, with translation MNWYLKVLRQYADFNGRARRQEFWMFALFNFIFASIAIAIDYALGFIGFSPIYGIYSLGVLIPNIALSIRRLHDIGKSGWLLLLAFIPLIGGIYLLILFATNGDSGNNEYGADPKTEIV, from the coding sequence ATGAATTGGTATTTAAAAGTATTACGACAGTATGCAGACTTTAACGGCAGAGCAAGAAGACAAGAATTTTGGATGTTCGCATTGTTCAACTTTATTTTTGCTTCCATAGCAATAGCAATAGACTATGCGTTAGGTTTTATTGGATTTAGCCCTATCTATGGAATATATTCTCTAGGAGTTCTTATTCCTAATATAGCGCTAAGTATAAGACGACTTCACGATATTGGAAAAAGTGGATGGCTTTTATTACTTGCTTTCATTCCTTTAATTGGAGGAATTTACTTATTAATTTTATTTGCTACTAATGGTGATTCTGGCAACAACGAATATGGAGCTGACCCAAAGACTGAAATTGTATAA
- a CDS encoding HNH endonuclease signature motif containing protein, with the protein MSYKNKKEQVWGKGKKVRGKDPNLYRRDDLGNEIYYHSYGKNTPMGWEIDHSKPQSKGGTDHLNNLRPLQTKENRKKGNKY; encoded by the coding sequence ATGTCATATAAAAACAAAAAAGAGCAAGTTTGGGGCAAAGGAAAGAAAGTCAGAGGTAAAGATCCAAATCTTTACAGAAGAGACGATTTAGGAAATGAAATTTATTATCATTCTTATGGTAAAAATACTCCGATGGGTTGGGAAATAGATCATTCTAAACCTCAATCTAAAGGTGGAACAGATCATTTAAATAATTTGAGACCATTACAAACTAAGGAGAATCGTAAAAAAGGTAATAAATATTAG